CCACTAGAAGCTCACCAAGATCAACAGTAACATTATCTAAGACCaccttaaaataataatgtatttatAATCGTGGAATTATTACTTGAAAATAAAACCCAAATCAAAACAGTAATATATACCTCCTCTCcagaaaaatcaaataaagATGAACAGCAGACATTTTCCTTAGCATGAATAATCGTATTTATACTATTGCCAATACTTTTAATAGTGCCTCCATACTCTAAGCCACCAGCTCCTGAAATATAATGTTCTCCCTCTGTTACAAATACTTTATCATTTGTCTCAGAAGCATCTAATGCTTCTTGTAAATCTGCTGTAATTCTGAAAAATGATGATGAACAATTTaatccattatttataaaataatattaattgaataaaaaataaaaaaattattctaactTGATAAATGTATCTTTTGTCACaaatttatcaactttttttaagcttaTAATTGTATCCTCCAACGATCCTCCTCGCCAAACGACAAAAGCTTCCGGTTTTCTATCTAGACTTTCTTCTCTTTTTACTTGTCGGTTTGGTGTGTTAGAATTAGGATTCCGTTGTAGTACATCTCTCATTGCTGGATTTTCAAGTACGTTAACTTCTGCTTTAATTTGTTGCATTCTCAAGTGAAGCTTCATAAGTTGACAAGTTTTTCCTTCATCTACCAAAAACTTGGTGTCTTCTGTTTCTTCGTCATCATCAGAAATGTCTGCTTCTAATCTAGATATTTTATCAGAAATATCTTTAGCTTCTTTTATTAAAGTCCTTATAATATCAGCAGTTTCTTTATTTACATTGTTCCGTttaatgtcaaaaaataaCCTTAACCGTGTTTCTAAATGAAGTAATACCCAATCGAAgttttcatcatcatcaacatCCCAAGGCATCCATAGATGGTTATAAAAAAACCTCAACTGTTCAATGCATTCAGCAGTACCGATTATATCTAATGTACTgttgttttgattttttgctGGATATAATTCAATCAAAGGTACTTGATATTTTTCTGGCAAATGTATCTCATCTTGTAccgcaattatttttacaaagacAGTCAATTCAGAACAATCAATGTGTTCTGCTGATACGACAACAACAGTAGGATAATGAATTTGTAAATCTTGACAAGTTAATCGAGGGATTTTCCACAACGCTTGCCAACCAACTGGTTCAATCACCAACTCAAGATGGTACGACCATTCTGATTTTATTCTAGATGCTGGAACAATTGTTTCACGGCTTGATAATATTTCGGTAAATTCATTGATACGCTCTTGAAAACTTTTGACAAAAGTATAAACTTCCATTATTcctagaaaataaattaacaagcATGTACGTATATTTACAACAATCTACCAAGTGGCACATAagattttttggtaaaatcttataaaaattaaattatcagtaattttttacttaaataaaactgttgaacaaaatctacctaaaaagtAAAGACTTTTTTGTGTCGCCGGGGTTAATAACAGACTTATAACGTTTCTGGTGAGTATTTGTTAatgtattattaatattttttttatacttacaaGTTCAATAAGTAAATCAATTCAACCGACTGATAACtgatagttaataattttggtGAGCTTAGTCactaatgataaaattaagtattgtttgtttatttggtAATTAATGTTGAGAGTGAATCCTTCAAAAATGTTCAGTTGAAAATAGAAATACGTTACAAGTCATCAGCTGATTCAGATGGCAGTTCGACAGTTCGACAGATaaagataatttgaatttatgaatTCCAACAGTGGGTTATGTCGCAGAtctcattaattattattaatacacagatctcattaattaatattttgtcttTATTTTGATGGAGACGCACACGCACGTTATACGTGTGTACTTCCAACCCGTATGGAAatgatatatacatacatacgtgCCCAATAGCCGGTGacatatttgtttttaaatcaattttacgagttcttagaaaaattataatttaattctactaaaactaaatttattaacaaagtaTATATGATTGATGAAGTTAGTATTATGCAATAGATTTCTACgaaattaaccaaaaaatatGCAAGATATTgctcaattaattaattagtgttTGCagcatttttttcaactaatccaaacgaaatgaataaaattatgataatttttcgctataaaaatattattcgaTAAACGTTGTTTTGAACTTAATTTCACTCGAAATTTTAATgcgtttctttttttttctgtaaatatttatcacatatcaacattttttttttttataatttctaattgtattcgtttttaatttcttctctATTTCGGTTTTTCATTACTAGATATTATATTACTTACAATAGAAATTCTCAAGTGGAGTTTTTCGCAACTGTGGCTTATCAGCTGGTGATTTAGCTCTATGTACATACATCtttaacccttcagtaccCTCTCTATGAGAATTTTTCTCACGCAACAACATTTAACTTATAGGATGTCGCTGCAGTGCAAGTGAGACACTAAAAAGAACGTGggtactgaagggttaaaaCATCCTTTATAAATTCGATGTtgtaagattatttttttatttttcggtcTTGAATTTGTATTAAGTAGCTCGTGGCCTTATATGAACGATAGTTAAGggagaataataataataatatatacacaCCCTCCGAGTGTATGACACGCCTAACCAACCTCAACGTATACAAACCAACGTACACAAGGCTTATGGgcataattaattgttattattagaaatatttaattttcaacagtATTCTTATTCTTAAATGAAGAATGAAAtattgtcgaaaaaaattttattaagtgtataaaaattacttttatttttgaaattttagcataaaaaaatttaagaaaatgttCAATGcatttactaatttaaaaattagcacGATAAACAAATAAGTAGTTgacgataaataattaaataaatatataattataaacatctgAAACTTACGGTCAAATTCATCAATTGAGTTTCactattttaatgataaaaccAACGAAACAACTTTATAATacaatattgatttatttattattcaacagTGAGCGTTGATATGGagcaagaatataattttgacagCAATGATTGTAATAGTTCATTCAATGAAGTCATTGGACACATAGAAGATATTTTAATTGGtaaatattctattttttaatagtatattgttttttttttgttcactttattttatactgaAATAATTGATGTGTACCAGAaactgattttcaaaaaactcaACAACATATCTTGGAAAAATATTGGCGAGAATTTGATTccgaagaagaaaataaattgatttacatgattatatttgaagaatatgtaagtatgaaaaatattttttcagtcaagaAAGTAATCACTCACATGTtatatgtgtatatgtatatacatatttttttttcagcataAAACGATAGAAAATTACATAGAAaccaatttgaaaaaaataataccaaaattttcaatagagATGTTATTTAAACAACTGAggtaaattaaagtaaaattatattattagaaaaatgtggaatttataatttgtttatgtTTGAATTAGTGATAACAGTTCAAAATTAGAAGGTGAAGTTTTCGACATTCTTTACGCCTTAACGGACTTTTTAGCATTTAAAGAGATGATTTTGGATTATAAAGccgtaagtaaaataaatggtACAAtcaaattacaattattaatacaattataataaaaatatgatatcTTTTTATTTAGGTAAAAGAAGGAAAGGTTCAAGATCTAAGTACTGGTATTACAATTACTCCTTTAAAGCTTAAAAGTTCAAGTAATTTAAAGAGCTAGCTTAGAATAGGTACGAATTATTCACAATTCACTCAAGTGTACTTActtaaggaggtcctttcgccatcaatgttaaataaaaaatattagattacgcataaaattaattttaatctaataGTTAGTCCTTATTTATCTACTAGTAAAGTTTAATTAAGTCTTTaccgtgaaaatttttaaaaaaaaaaaatttttttaaatgttagtattttttccgagtcttacgagaaagtCAGACCTTAACAACTTTCTCGAATTATGGTATTAACTACCGATTAGatgggataaaaaaaaaatcgaaataaggtttttgaaatattcaggtttcattttttgcaataaaatatataggttGCCGTGGAATATAtggagaaattaaaatta
The sequence above is drawn from the Cotesia glomerata isolate CgM1 linkage group LG4, MPM_Cglom_v2.3, whole genome shotgun sequence genome and encodes:
- the LOC123263803 gene encoding protein nessun dorma, yielding MEVYTFVKSFQERINEFTEILSSRETIVPASRIKSEWSYHLELVIEPVGWQALWKIPRLTCQDLQIHYPTVVVVSAEHIDCSELTVFVKIIAVQDEIHLPEKYQVPLIELYPAKNQNNSTLDIIGTAECIEQLRFFYNHLWMPWDVDDDENFDWVLLHLETRLRLFFDIKRNNVNKETADIIRTLIKEAKDISDKISRLEADISDDDEETEDTKFLVDEGKTCQLMKLHLRMQQIKAEVNVLENPAMRDVLQRNPNSNTPNRQVKREESLDRKPEAFVVWRGGSLEDTIISLKKVDKFVTKDTFIKITADLQEALDASETNDKVFVTEGEHYISGAGGLEYGGTIKSIGNSINTIIHAKENVCCSSLFDFSGEEVVLDNVTVDLGELLVGILARKGIIRLRYCKIFASNHSVMKLGIVVLPNSKLIAENTIFVNLGTAVVAHADGEVTLKDCKFEKCTEGIQLQDESRIRLTNCCLSGFMEYGIRLETQKYLTSAEGKNGSVNLLEDVTEISLKGCTFENNIQGDVLLKPRTMAVIIPNNENPMEL
- the LOC123263808 gene encoding ADP-ribosylation factor-like protein 2-binding protein isoform X3, whose translation is MEQEYNFDSNDCNSSFNEVIGHIEDILIETDFQKTQQHILEKYWREFDSEEENKLIYMIIFEEYHKTIENYIETNLKKIIPKFSIEMLFKQLSDNSSKLEGEVFDILYALTDFLAFKEMILDYKAVKEGKVQDLSTGITITPLKLKSSSNLKS
- the LOC123263808 gene encoding ADP-ribosylation factor-like protein 2-binding protein isoform X1, which gives rise to MTRLTNLNVYKPTYTRLMGIINLSVDMEQEYNFDSNDCNSSFNEVIGHIEDILIETDFQKTQQHILEKYWREFDSEEENKLIYMIIFEEYHKTIENYIETNLKKIIPKFSIEMLFKQLSDNSSKLEGEVFDILYALTDFLAFKEMILDYKAVKEGKVQDLSTGITITPLKLKSSSNLKS
- the LOC123263808 gene encoding ADP-ribosylation factor-like protein 2-binding protein isoform X2 → MSVDMEQEYNFDSNDCNSSFNEVIGHIEDILIETDFQKTQQHILEKYWREFDSEEENKLIYMIIFEEYHKTIENYIETNLKKIIPKFSIEMLFKQLSDNSSKLEGEVFDILYALTDFLAFKEMILDYKAVKEGKVQDLSTGITITPLKLKSSSNLKS